CGATGAGGTCTTTCTGTGCAATGCTGGCGCCGAGGGCTGCGGGGAGCATGTATCCGATGGATAACCAGGTAACCGGCCTAAAAAGGCGCGTGTGCTGAGGGAGGACGAACTCGTTCGCACCGTAACCGGCCGTACCAGTCTCCGCAAGAATGATATCACCTTCCCGGAGGAACGGGGATAGTCTCTGCCAGAAGCCACCTGTCTGTGTGACCGGATCCGATCTTGTCACCGGGGAAAGGGTACTGGTAGGGATGATTTCGGGGGTGTGTTTGGGGAACTTCGAAGCATCGAGCTGCGCAATGAGTTGCTGTAGGAATTGCTTCGAAGGGAGGTCATGGAACGCTTCCTTGTTGGTCTTGATCGCAGTTCCTGTGAAGTCTATCGTGACATCCTTTTTTGGAAGCGTAAGGTTCTGGTGGCTGTTCGTCGAGCTGTAGTGAGGGCCAAAGCAAAGCACCAAGTCACAAGAATCGACGAACTTCTTGTGATCTAGCGTATACACTCCATGGACATTTGGCAGGGCTTCGCTAACTAGACTTTTTCCGAATCCAGAAGTAAACGTAGGCCATTCTGTCTTTCTGACAATTTGATCAATCTCATCCAGAATGTCAAGCACCCTGCTCTCGCCATCGACCAAAATCATGGGCTTCTTGCTGCTGTAGATACGGTCCAGGACAAGTCGCAACGCCTCCTCTCCGACCTGCGGCTGGCTGACCGGGGGAGGAATGACGATTTTGGTATCAAGCCCTGCTGCAGACACCCGAACTCCAACCATGTCATGCGGAATTGCAATTCGGACCGGCCTGCTGTGAACTAAACACTGCTGTAAAACATAATCGATCTCTGCAGGTGCCGTACGGTAGTCTTTGATTATGACTTGCGCCACTGTGATGTGTTCCTGCATCTTGTCAAATCTGCCAAATTCGCCATCAGCGAATGTGTGATGGACGAGAGCCCGTGATTCCTGAAACTGTCGTGGTGGCGTGCCAACTATGTGAACAACAGGAGCTCGTTCTGCATATGCACCCGCAATGGCGTTGATAGCCGAAAGCTCCCCGACACCAAATGTGGTGACAAGAGCACCGATTCCTGGGACAGATACTTAGTTGAGGCCTTTCGCACCATGATTAGGAGTGGGCCATACCCTTGATCCGCGCATATCCATCAGCGGCATACCCGGCATTCAACTCGTTGCAGTTCCCGATCCATTTCAACCCCGAGGGAGCTATGTAATCTAACAGCTTGAGGTTAAAATCCCCCGGCAGTCCAAAGATGGAATCGGCGCCGAGCTGGAGGAGTCGAGTGAAGAGATACTCGGAGAGGGTGGTGGTCTTTTCGCTAGTCATTATTGTAGAAGTTGAGGTTAGAAGACAGGAGTGCGGTTGAAGACGGCTTTATTGATGGTTACCCCTCAAGATTATGTTAGGCATAGGGCGTGCGGGGTTATCTTCCGCTTCCTGCGGTTCGGCAGTAACTTCCAATACTGGAGTATGCTTTGAGAGTGAGTCAACTTGATAGAGAAAGCGCAGTGTTTCGTGCTTAATATTCAGAAGACGACAGCAATGAATTTGGACAAATGACGTCCAATTTGCCCAAAAGGGTAACTCAGAACAGATCACATGTCGAAGCTTGTGATTGGCTGTTAAACGTGGGGAATAAAGTCACGTGTCATCATCACGacgtcttcgtcttcatctaTTCTTCTATCAACTCGTGAAGACGTGACTGTGCAGTCTGTGCTATGCTGAATCTCATATTCACTTCCTTTTTGAGCCCCCCCGAGGTGGATTGGGCTGGATTTTCAGCAAGTATCCCGTTACGTTGGCCATTCCGCGGGAGTTACAGCATGACATCTGCCGTATCATTAGTCTGCTGTCCGGAAGTCCTCCCTATTGCTAACAAAACATAGAAGTCCTGTATTCTCGAGTCATGCACTGTTTGGAAAAGGCCCCGATGGCCGAAGATGGCCGGAAACTTGTCAAAAACAAGATACTGTACTAGGTCGTATCGTGAGGAACTCGTATCTGGAAAATGATACTGCTATTTTTAGCCGCTGCGCTGTTCAATTCTGTGAATTTTCCAAAGTGCAGGTTTTCTATGTCTTCCGAGGGAGCATCCCGATTGCTCGTGTTCTACAGAACTCCGTTGCCGTCGGCCTGGCTGTATGCCTGTCTCACAGCATGTGTCTGTATGGCCCTCTTGCTAACTGCAGTGTCACCGTTGCCACCACGGGTCAACACCAACCTCTTGTGATTTGAATAGTTCGGCTGATGGACATTCGTCCGGGTCTTTCCGCTTTTATTTCCTTGATCGGCCGTGTTAGATCGGATGGAGGGGTCTCTCCAAGACCATTTCCCCGTATCGGATGCTATTGGACATCATCTTGATTAATTCGTACTATGGCCGAAGAAGCATCGCGTGGTGTGTGTCTCACTCTCCACAGCAATCCTCAGCGTTTCAATTGCTCCGGTTTCAGGGACAGCTGTTCGCAGCCTCCATTTACGGGGCtggaatgggatgatgattCCCTTGTCTGAATCTGCAGGATCAGTTGCACATACGAATTGCTATTCAGGGCAAGCTGCATACTATATATCGTGCTTATACGTGGTATCACCGTCTGATCCGACGGAAGTCCCGGATGATGGACTAAAAATAATAGAAGCGAAGTGCGAGGGTCGTAGGACGAGGTGATATAAATCCTCGGTGATCACCCAGAATCTCAATCCCAGCACCATCAGCCTCAGCAGCTTTCTGGTCC
This region of Aspergillus chevalieri M1 DNA, chromosome 4, nearly complete sequence genomic DNA includes:
- a CDS encoding alpha-keto acid decarboxylase family protein (COG:H;~EggNog:ENOG410PUTK;~InterPro:IPR012001,IPR012000,IPR011766,IPR029061, IPR029035,IPR012110;~PFAM:PF02775,PF02776,PF00205;~go_function: GO:0000287 - magnesium ion binding [Evidence IEA];~go_function: GO:0003824 - catalytic activity [Evidence IEA];~go_function: GO:0016831 - carboxy-lyase activity [Evidence IEA];~go_function: GO:0030976 - thiamine pyrophosphate binding [Evidence IEA]) encodes the protein MTSEKTTTLSEYLFTRLLQLGADSIFGLPGDFNLKLLDYIAPSGLKWIGNCNELNAGYAADGYARIKGIGALVTTFGVGELSAINAIAGAYAERAPVVHIVGTPPRQFQESRALVHHTFADGEFGRFDKMQEHITVAQVIIKDYRTAPAEIDYVLQQCLVHSRPVRIAIPHDMVGVRVSAAGLDTKIVIPPPVSQPQVGEEALRLVLDRIYSSKKPMILVDGESRVLDILDEIDQIVRKTEWPTFTSGFGKSLVSEALPNVHGVYTLDHKKFVDSCDLVLCFGPHYSSTNSHQNLTLPKKDVTIDFTGTAIKTNKEAFHDLPSKQFLQQLIAQLDASKFPKHTPEIIPTSTLSPVTRSDPVTQTGGFWQRLSPFLREGDIILAETGTAGYGANEFVLPQHTRLFRPVTWLSIGYMLPAALGASIAQKDLIARSEYHNLPRARTVLLIGDGSFQLTAQELSTIIHHKLDVVVFLINNEGYTIERCIHGRNAEYNDITQWRYLKAPEFFGAPEEGEYAAHTTEIRTWGDLEKLLADERMWNAKGIRMVEVFLPRLDAPKLLMGLLHSQEQAEKKQQQKAK